One Natronobacterium texcoconense DNA window includes the following coding sequences:
- a CDS encoding TAXI family TRAP transporter solute-binding subunit, which produces MPDNRSQGRRNFLKGAATVGIVSAAGCLGGDADHTITIAGTASGSATQAAGQALARAASEHSDELQIDVQETEGWTANMYEFDEGEFSTIGVDNNSWQAAINEEEDFADNPVENMPMQGFLFTSLEMHWVAMDGSGIESTEDLRDGGYTIYPIEPGFGTRLLTEQLLREDGIWDANDINNEDTDDIPGAVEEDRVDALALYGSNGIELAGWCQEVDVRSGGELYAIEADDQFRESIEELEGAALVEQEPYGYEQDVTSELGLDEISFWALQGQWAFGPDVDPDAVYEMARIADEHHDTMRESDPTTLEYDPEVMTEVIMEDVDVHPGMVEFYQDNDVWDDSWSEGETE; this is translated from the coding sequence ATGCCAGATAATCGCTCACAGGGAAGGCGGAATTTCCTGAAAGGTGCAGCAACGGTGGGGATCGTCAGTGCTGCTGGCTGTCTCGGTGGTGACGCAGACCATACGATCACGATAGCCGGCACCGCAAGCGGCAGCGCGACGCAAGCAGCGGGACAGGCACTCGCTCGAGCCGCGTCCGAACACAGCGACGAACTACAGATCGACGTCCAGGAGACCGAAGGCTGGACCGCGAACATGTACGAATTCGACGAGGGCGAGTTCAGTACCATCGGCGTCGACAACAACTCCTGGCAGGCGGCGATCAACGAGGAGGAAGACTTCGCCGACAACCCCGTCGAGAACATGCCGATGCAGGGGTTCCTGTTCACGAGTCTCGAGATGCACTGGGTTGCGATGGACGGCTCAGGCATCGAGTCGACGGAAGACCTCCGTGACGGCGGCTACACGATCTACCCGATCGAACCCGGGTTCGGGACTCGGCTGCTCACGGAACAGCTCCTGCGTGAAGACGGCATCTGGGACGCAAACGATATCAACAACGAAGACACCGACGACATCCCCGGAGCCGTCGAGGAAGACCGCGTCGACGCACTCGCACTGTACGGCTCGAACGGCATCGAACTCGCCGGCTGGTGTCAGGAAGTCGACGTTCGAAGCGGTGGCGAACTGTACGCCATCGAAGCCGACGACCAGTTCCGCGAGTCCATCGAAGAGCTAGAAGGCGCCGCGCTCGTCGAACAGGAGCCCTACGGCTACGAACAGGACGTCACCAGCGAACTCGGCCTCGACGAAATCAGCTTCTGGGCACTGCAGGGACAGTGGGCGTTCGGCCCCGACGTCGATCCCGACGCCGTCTACGAGATGGCACGGATCGCCGACGAACACCACGACACGATGCGCGAGTCCGACCCGACGACGCTCGAGTACGATCCAGAAGTGATGACCGAGGTGATCATGGAAGACGTCGACGTCCACCCCGGAATGGTCGAGTTCTACCAGGACAACGACGTCTGGGACGACAGCTGGTCCGAGGGAGAAACGGAGTAG
- a CDS encoding universal stress protein, translating to MYRVLLPVDADPDRATEQVETLLSLPGDEDDLSVTILHVIEEIDAAADEAGPTFIEDLNESLPEIRDIPDSVDQAQQRLEEHGIDTDRTEMVGDPADSILQIAEETDADTIVLGARDRTPVGKAVFGSVTQSVILETDRPVLVS from the coding sequence ATGTACCGAGTGCTCTTACCGGTCGACGCCGATCCAGACCGTGCCACCGAACAGGTAGAGACACTGTTGTCGCTACCCGGCGACGAGGACGATCTCTCGGTGACGATTCTCCACGTCATCGAGGAAATCGACGCGGCGGCCGACGAAGCAGGCCCCACGTTCATCGAGGACCTCAACGAGTCGTTGCCCGAAATTCGGGACATTCCCGACTCCGTCGATCAGGCCCAGCAACGCCTCGAGGAACACGGCATCGACACCGATCGTACCGAGATGGTCGGCGATCCGGCCGACAGCATCCTGCAGATCGCCGAGGAGACCGACGCCGACACGATCGTACTCGGCGCTCGAGATCGAACTCCCGTCGGAAAAGCCGTCTTCGGAAGCGTTACGCAGTCGGTAATCCTGGAGACGGACCGGCCCGTTCTCGTCAGCTAA